The window AGAGATGACTCGCTATTTCATGTCTATCCCTGAAGCCGCTTCTTTGGTGATTCAAGCGGGAGCGATGGCCAAAGGCGGTGAGGTGTTTTTATTGGATATGGGTGAACCTGTAAAGATTTACGATCTGGCTGTGCAGATGATTCGTTTGAGTGGTTTGGAACCGGCAGAGGACATTGAGATTGAAATCACCGGCTTAAGACCTGGAGAAAAGATTCATGAAGAATTGCTGATTGATAGCGCCAATGCTCAAGCGACAAACCATCCCAAGATTTTCTGTGCTCATGAATCTAAAATTCGCTGGAATTGTTTGGAACCGTGCTTGGAAGCGCTGTTCGCACAAGCTCGACTTGCCGACCCTGCCGGCATCCGGACAGAACTGCAGGGTCTTGTGCCAGAGTATCAGCCAAAAACACCTTTAGTTACTGAGACGACTATGAAACCTGTGTCGGCACAATAAGCCGGCGAGAGGGGCTAGGAGAAGAGGGGGTGAAGTTAGCAGATACACGCCATGCCGAGAAAATTTTTACATTTAAATTATATAGATGTAAAAGCGGCAGCTAGAGGAAAGGCTTTCTTAAAGTTTAAAGCTTTTATACTTTCGTGCCGCTTTTTGTGTAATTTAAATGTTTTAATGTCAGCGGGATTGCTTGGCAGCAATCATGCCGGTTTGACGGGCGTAAGCAAAAATGCCGCCGGCATCAATGACGGGGCCAACTTCTCCCAGTGGCTTGAGGTCGTAGGTTTTATCCAGCGTGTGATTCACCAGCCGGTTTTGTTCAAAGTCAATGGTAACTTCTTGGCCGGTTTCAAACTGATCGCACAGCCGCTCAACGGATTCCCAAGGGTAGAGTTCGCCGGTGGCTGAGCAGTTGCGGAAAAAGATGCGAGCGTAGGAAAGGGCGATCACAGCCTCGACACCGGCAGCGCCTAAAGCAATGGGTGCGTGTTCTCGTGAGGAACCGCAGCCGAAATTTTCGCCGGCAATAATAATGGGGTAACGGGTCTTTATCTCACCCGGATCGATAAACTTGCCGTAGCGGTCTGGTAAGCCAATTAAGGCATAGCTACCCAGTTTTTCATACTCGTCCGGTTTAGAGGGAACTAGCGTGAGGTATTCAGCCGGAATAATTTGATCGGTATCAATGTTGTCATCTAGCACAAAGATGAGGCCGCGAATCACTTTGCCCATGATTAAGATCCCTGTTTTGCCTCGGCTGTTTAAGGTTTTCACCTTGCATTCTACCCTGCTTCGGGAATGGAGGCAGATGCTGCTTGAGGGAACACCGGCACAACTTGCTGCCGGCTTGCACTCATGCCGGTGCAACTCGCGTAGGCAAAGCATCGCTGACATCTGACGCTCAATGCCCAAAAAACAGCGCTTCTCTAGCCACAGAGTGGATTACAACCTATCGGTGCTGTTTGAAACTTTCTTCCCGAATTTCTGCTGAGCAACCAGTTGATAATATCGTTATGATTCGTTATATTCTGAGCCTGGACTATCGTCAACAAAAAGCCAGCATATCTGGCTAAAGGACTTAAGTCAAAAACTCAGGGGTAGCGATTAATCACCGGCTGTATAAAACATGGCAAATTCGATTGATAACATCGCCCGACAGGCACGCCAGGGAAGCGTGGCGGCGATTATTCAAGTTTTAAATGATAAACTCGCCCACTCCGGCGTTAGAACCCGAGCTGTTTTGGAAAATGGGGTGCTGCAACTCCTATGCGAGGCGGCGAAGGCCGAACAGCTTGAACAATCTAGCTTAGTTGAGCGCATCCGGCAGATTTTAGAGTCTTTGGCACCACGTAATATTCACCGGGTAAAAATTAATAGTCGCATTGTCCGCGAGCAGCAGTTACTCTGGCTAGAAGAAATTAATCGCGATCCCGAAAGTCAGCTTCTCTGGTCCCAAGACATTACGCTCGCCAAGCCGAACTTTTTGAAACGACTCGCAGAAGATAGGGAAGATCGCAAGCGAGATGTTGAGGAGCCGGCTTTTCCTCAGCAGACTGTCACATCTCGTTTCGAGCGAGAGCAACGTCAATTCTGGCGCGGCATCTTGGTGGGGGGTCTGGGCCTCAGTTTATTATTAGTGGTATTGGGCTGGACGCTCAGTAATTGGCTTGGCTTGAAGTTGAGCAACCCGATGCAAGCACAAACGCCAAAGCCTGCCGGTTCAGTCAAGCCAGGGAGTTCTCCCAGCCGGGATAGCTTTGCCGATGCTGTCAGACTGGCTGAGCAAGCTTCGGCTGCCGGTAAAGTTGCCGCATCTCCGGCTGATTGGTTGGCCCTTGCCGCGAAATGGCAGCAGGCGGGGGATCTGATGGGTACTGTCCCGCCGACTAATCCCCGCTACAAAATCGCTCAAAACCGAGCGGCGCTTTATCGTCAGAATAGTGAAAAGGCTCAACAGGAAGCGCAGAAGCGACGCGGACAATCTTACTGAGTCAAGGCAAACCAGGAAGGGTAAAGGGTGAAGGGTAAAGTTTGTTTCACCTTTCCCCTGGTACGCTCATTTAGTGCAAGTCTGCTTCCCAGATACCGATGTAGATGCGCTGGCGTTCATCCCGCTCGATCACTCCTTTTAGGGTTTCTAAAAAAAAGAAGTAACGACTGGACTGACCCTTCTGCACCAGTTGTAATCCCAGTTTAATTTGCTCGTTGAGCCGGCAGCCTAGCATACTGTTTAACGTAATCTGGATCGCATCAAACTCGACTGAGTCGGCAAAGGATGCTTCTGTTTGGCGAAGGTACTCAGAATTTGTGTCAAATAAAAAGCCCAAGCTAACTTTATCTGGAATTAAGTCATAAATCATCGCAGTGGTATTTGGCCAGTAGCCAGTCACCGTTCGGCTTGGTACACCAAACATTTGACGGACATGACTTTTAGGTGTCCCCGGTTTAAACCCTGGAATCCCCGCCCCAAAGGGCACCTTCTGGCACTGATTTTCTAGCACATCCTCTATATGTGTGTCCGCTTGAGAGTCTTTAAAAGCTAGCCTTCTATCTTGGCCGGCTGAATTTTTTGCGTTGAGCTTGGATGAGAGGAAAAAAGCTTGTTTTTCCGCAAGCGGTTCTGACAGCGATAGTGCCGGCAGCAATCCTTGGGAAAGTCCGGTCATTAAAAAACTAATCGCGATAGAGGCACCAATCACATTCATGTACGACTTTGTAACGAATAGGCGTTGCCGATTATTGAGTTTTCTGTACTGCACCCGTTGAAAATGCTTGATGTGAGGAGGCTCGTTAGTGATGCCGGCATTGGGCAAAAGCCAAGTCTTCGCGTGACCAACGTCCCTTAGCCTGTTCCACAGCATATCGGAAACTCTATTTTTTGATCGCGTTGGTAGACACTTTCGATCACTGACCATACTCGCATTAAAAAAAATGTCTTATACGCTTCCCTTTTTAGAAGGACCGAATCCAAAAAGCGTCAGGGGAATCGTTGTCTCTTTTTTGCTGCTGCTGAGCGCTGCCGGCCTCATGTTTTGCAATCTTTATTTTATGTGCAAAAACAAAGCTCTCAGTTCAAACTTTTTAAACTTGTTTTTCAGTGAATATCTTAGGCGATTTCACTTACAACTATTTAAACAAAATATGCTTTAACATCCTTTCTCAAAAACGCAAGTTTACAAATTATTATTTTAATTTATTTTTGTCAAATTGCATTATTGAAAAATTATTTTTTTGCCTCTAGTTGTAACTAAATAAATTAGAAAATCTCATAAAACTTTGCAAAATTAATGTTAAGACAATCCTCTATTTCGATTGAAGTTTATTTTCATTTTCCTCCATTTGTAGCAACTCTGGCACCGTCACAAATTTGTAGCCACGATTTTTGAATTCTGCAATAATCACCGGCAACGCTTCAACTGTTTGCCAGCGATTGCCTCCCCCATCATGCAGCAGCACAATTCCCCCCGATCTGGCATTACGCAGAACATTGTCAATAATCGTTGATGTTGATATGCCGGTGTTCCAGTCTCTAGAATCAGCAGACCACATCATAACAGTATATTTCTGTTGTTGAGCGTAAGCGGCTAAGCCATTATTTAGCACACCTCCAGGCGGGCGAAATAAAGAAGTTTTTACGCCTGTGACTTGATAAATGAGTGTGGCTGTGTCTTCAATTTCTCTAGTCGCTTGGAATGTATTTACGCGGTAGGGATGATGCCAAGTATGGTTGCCAATTGCGTGACCTTCCGCTACAACTTTTTTTGCAATATGTGGGTAAAGTTTGAGATGTTTCCCGATCCAAAAAAAGGTTGCTTTAACTTGATATTGATTAAGTATATTTAATACCTTTTCTGTGGTTCCTATCCAAGGGCCATCATCAAATGTTAGGGCAATAACTTTTTCCTGGCCGGCTAATTCTGCCTGCTGGACAATTTTCCCATGAAAACTTGCCGGGGACGAAAAGAAAAAACTTTTCTTTTCTTCATCTTCCCCTTGAGTGATCGAATTTCTCCATTGTTCAACCCGCTGATTCGCGGCTGCTTTTACACGGGAAAACTCTAAATCTAATTTAATTGCCGGCTTGAATAAGTTTGTTAGATTTAAAGTTGCCGGTTCTGAAGGGGGATCAACCGGCATGAGAGCACTAGCAACAAAACTGCCGGCGGCGGCAACTAAAGCAAGGCAAGTTTTTTGAACCCCAGAGAACGAAACACGAATGGTCACGTCGATTTTGAGGAGAGCATTTATTAAAACAGTCTCAACAATACCACTAAGTCACCAATCAGATTGTTTCAGTTTGCTAACTTTCTGACACCTCAAACTTAGCCAAACCCAAATAGCGAATCCCCACCGGCGTCACTTCAAACCGGCAAGGCAATATCTCCAAACTCTTGGCAACAGCCTCTCGCAACAGCTTTCCATAAACCGGATCGGTATTATCTCCAGGCGCAAAGCTGGTGCAATCACCGCGATTGATAAAATAAAGCATGACCGGACGAATAGCCGGCAATAACGCCATTAACTCCCGCAGGTGCTTCTGTCCTCGTTCTGTGACTGTATCTGGAAATAGCGCTAATTTGCCATTTGTAAATGTCGTATTTTTCACTTCTAAATAAATCGTGCGAGGTGGGAGGGTTAATTCCTTTTCATTAAAAGAATACTTTGGAAGAAGAGAAGCGGAGGTGAGAGAAGCACAAACGTTATTTAATTTATTCAGGTAAGTAGGTGATATTAGTTCCCCGTCTTGTGGCAATAAATTGCTTTGGGAAATGGTAGAATTTAAACCTGCTTTAACTTGAACAGAGTTGTAGCTTTGTTCGAGAGATTGAAATAACACAAAATCCACCCGACTGTTCTTTTCCAAACCATAAGGCACCTCACCCTGAATTCGCTCATAATTGCCTAACTGGGGGAAAAGTCGCTTCTCCAACGCTAGCTTGATGACTCGGTTCGGCAGCGCCGTATTAATTCCCACCCAAGTTGGTTCGGTGTCGCAAACTTCTATCATCTCCCAGGTATAAGCCAGCTTACGCTTAGGATTGTCACTGTAAGAGACTTGCACGTTTGCGCCAATTGTGCAGACACCAGTCATCGGGCCGGTGTTGGGACAATGTGCCGTAATCACCTCCCCTGAAGCCAGTTCAATATCTGCAAAGAACCGCTTATAACGCTTGAGCAAAATGCCTGGGTAGAGAGGTGGATATTGATAAAGCCAATCGGACATCATGTTAGTGTTTAGCCGCAATAGCTGGATTCGCTGAGTCGCTGTCCTGAATTAGGGAGCGAAACAGAGCATTATTGTACCGAGATACCTGCTTTGAAAATTGCGGTGGCGCTCAACCTGGGGTCAGCGTTACCAAATTCAGGTTAAATAGTGTGAAGCACTTTAGCTACTTTTAACAATTCGTGTCTGACATCAAAAAACCCGCTCGTTCCCTGGCTGGGATTG of the Microcoleus sp. FACHB-68 genome contains:
- a CDS encoding 3-isopropylmalate dehydratase is translated as MSAMLCLRELHRHECKPAASCAGVPSSSICLHSRSRVECKVKTLNSRGKTGILIMGKVIRGLIFVLDDNIDTDQIIPAEYLTLVPSKPDEYEKLGSYALIGLPDRYGKFIDPGEIKTRYPIIIAGENFGCGSSREHAPIALGAAGVEAVIALSYARIFFRNCSATGELYPWESVERLCDQFETGQEVTIDFEQNRLVNHTLDKTYDLKPLGEVGPVIDAGGIFAYARQTGMIAAKQSR
- a CDS encoding polysaccharide deacetylase family protein, giving the protein MTIRVSFSGVQKTCLALVAAAGSFVASALMPVDPPSEPATLNLTNLFKPAIKLDLEFSRVKAAANQRVEQWRNSITQGEDEEKKSFFFSSPASFHGKIVQQAELAGQEKVIALTFDDGPWIGTTEKVLNILNQYQVKATFFWIGKHLKLYPHIAKKVVAEGHAIGNHTWHHPYRVNTFQATREIEDTATLIYQVTGVKTSLFRPPGGVLNNGLAAYAQQQKYTVMMWSADSRDWNTGISTSTIIDNVLRNARSGGIVLLHDGGGNRWQTVEALPVIIAEFKNRGYKFVTVPELLQMEENENKLQSK
- the sfsA gene encoding DNA/RNA nuclease SfsA, with the translated sequence MMSDWLYQYPPLYPGILLKRYKRFFADIELASGEVITAHCPNTGPMTGVCTIGANVQVSYSDNPKRKLAYTWEMIEVCDTEPTWVGINTALPNRVIKLALEKRLFPQLGNYERIQGEVPYGLEKNSRVDFVLFQSLEQSYNSVQVKAGLNSTISQSNLLPQDGELISPTYLNKLNNVCASLTSASLLPKYSFNEKELTLPPRTIYLEVKNTTFTNGKLALFPDTVTERGQKHLRELMALLPAIRPVMLYFINRGDCTSFAPGDNTDPVYGKLLREAVAKSLEILPCRFEVTPVGIRYLGLAKFEVSES